In Brassica napus cultivar Da-Ae chromosome A3, Da-Ae, whole genome shotgun sequence, the sequence TTTTTACACAAAATAATCACAAAACCTAAATTGTTCTCTGTTCCAATCAAAGACCACATCACATTTGGTAGAGCCTCTTGGTAATGAACTAATGGCGCTATTCCAACAACtacccaaaagaaaaaagtttcGATGCACCCTTTGTATGGAGTTAAATATGGCCAACTAGTGGggtctgaacaaaaaaaaaaacgcgtTTGAGcaccaaaagaaaaagatcaGCACAACATCGCTAGTGGGAGATTTTGTTTTGCTATTACaaactatgaaaaatattagACGATTTACAGCTTGACAATTCTATCTGTTTTATTAGAATTCACGTCTAACTGTATCATCTGAGCCGCCCTATCAGATCCACGTTTGAAGGTACTCCTTGTGCCATGTTGCAGATCTCTTGTAAgtctttttttcattaattcgcATAATTCCACCTTCTCCGGGAATCAAAACCCAAACCTCGTAATATAGagcattaatgaacccttaGTTAAACCACTGGACCAAAGGGCTTCCACAAATGATACTgatatctaataaataaaaaaacaattatttcatcaaatagattttctcaaaaaaggtattttaaataatatagtttGAAATGTTTGTAGATAATGTTtctcaatataaaaaaaaaatccatctagcaaaaataacaaatatatttttctttggtGGAGAACATTGCATGGATAAATCCGACTGACGTAGTATTATTATTTTCCACACGTGCTATTTTTCAAACACACAAATAGGGGTGgacgttcgggtacccattcgggttcggttcggatctaatcggatttcgggttttcgggtttaaaAATTTCAgctccattcgggtatttctaaatttcggttcgggttcggttcggatctttgtgggttcggttcgggtctggataaccatttaaattattttaaaaattttaatattcattatatgcttaaaatttgtcaaaatctaaaaaaacaaaataatatattacatataaatttgtataatatatgtcaaaatacctaaaaataatatataaattggtttgatttgaatatttggatagaaaatcaatacatatttcaagcattttggtgttttgaatatattttagttattttagacatttacttttgactatttatgtatattttcaagtcTTTTagacaatttaaaaatatcttatatattttggatgtttgtaatatatattaaatttaaaaataagtaatatatttagatatataaatctatttcggttacattcgggtacccgagatacttcggttcgggtcgggttcggtttcggttctttagataccaaaattttgaacccgttcggatatttaattaattgcggttcgggtttggtactattttttcggatcgggttcggttcggtttttagGATCCAGATTTTTTGACCAGCCCTGCACACAAATAATTGACGTTAACAAAATTTGACCGTCGACTTTCTAGACATTACTCGCCATCCAGCCGACCAATCTTACGTGGCAGTTCCAACCTCCACCCACAATCCATCGCCGTCcaaactctctctctataaagaagaaaataaaaaagtctctttctttttctcttttcatcttctccttcctgTTGCTGAATCCGAATAACATCACCCAGATTTCTCAGGAAGACAAACATCATTGAGCAGAAAACGATGCCGTATTGCGAGGTTTCGAAAGAACAAGTCGAAGCAGAGACGACGCTGAAGAACAATGCGGTGGTCAAGATATTCTACAGAACGTACGGTCATGGTCCTACCAAAGCTCTTCTCATCATAGgtagaactctctctctctctttctgaaAGCTTGATTTCAATTGGGTTTTCGATTTAAATGCTTAAAGGTTTCTCCTTTTTCGTTCAGGTTTAGCTGGAACACATGAATCGTGGGGACCTCAAATCAAGGGATTAACAGGGACGGATCAACCCAACGACGAAGATGGAGACGTTTCCGATGATTGTGGAATCGGCCAAGGCATGGAGGTTTGCGCTTTCGACAATCGTGGTATGGGTCGAAGCTCCGTGCCCTCCCACAAATCTGACTACACGTAAGTCTCTATACTTAAGAACCTGTCTGTAGTTAGAGAGCTGGTCGgagttatatttatttatttttttttacaaatttgaggagttgtatataattaaaaaaattccattttttttagaGTAGACCCTTTCTTTTTACTTGGATTCAACAAATTGTGaagttggttttgtttgtgtCCTCTCAGAACAACTATAATGGCAAAGGATTCAATTAGTTTGTTGGATCATTTGGGATGGGAGAGAGCTCACATTATTGGGCACTCGATGGGTAAGTTTTTTTTCCAGACAATTCAAGtgacttttgtttgttttcttccttCTTAGTTCTTACTGTTGTTCTCTTGGTGGCTTTTTGATGAAACAGGAGCAATGATAGCTTGTAAGTTAGCTGCAATGGTGCCGGAACTGGTTCTTTCTCTAGCGTTGCTTAACGTTACTGGTGGAGGTTTCGAGTGTTTCCCCAAGGTAACACACATGGCGCTGTTTCTTGAATCTTCCTTCTTTGATAGCTATATGGTTTTGTTCATATGTGTTGTTGGATCTTTTTGGTTTCTTATATGTAAAAAGtgatttgtttttatgtgctaCAGCTTGACAGGCTAACACTTTCCATTGCGATACGTTTCTGGATGGCAAAGACCCCTAAACAAAGAGCTAAAGTTGATTTGGACACACATTATTCACAGGTGGCGGTTTTCTCTGTGGTGTGCCGAAATTCTATAAGAACCACATTTACATAGACCAGTTGTTTAATAGATTTGATGAATAGAGTTCTGGAAAATGGCTTGTATTGTTGGAGTAGGAATGTtttattacaattttctttCTATGTAAAGTTTGATGCTGTATTCTCTGTACGGTTGTTAAGAGCGACTAGATGATTGCTTTGGTTGATACGTTGAATCATATATTGGTTACAAAATTGTATGTGTGATGATGTTATTATAAATGCAGGATTTTCTGGCAGAACGAATAGGAACTAACACAAGGCGAGATGTTTTATATGAGGTGAGCATACTGGTTTCATGCGGAGAAATAATGATATTATGATCAAAGATAACTAATGTTTGAGGGATGCCAAATGCAGCAATACGTAAAAGGAATATCAGAAACTGGAATGCAGTCCAAGAACGGGCTTGACGGCCAGCTTAATGCTTGCTGGTTACATAAAATCACAAAACCAGAGATCGAATGGATCCGCTCTGCTGGATTTCTTGTCTCAGTCATTCACGGAAGGTATGTTACAACAGATGCAGTTAGGATACAGAATCATCTCATGCTTTGAAGAATCTTTTACGTGTACACAAGGGTTGATTTTTGAGTATTGTTTTGTATGCAGACATGATGTCATTGCTCAGATACCTCACGCGAGAAGATTGGCACAGAGGCTGTATCCTGTTGCTAGAATGGTGGATCTTCATGGTGGTCATCTTGTTAGCCACGAGAGAACAGATGAGGTACCCTTTTTTTGTTCCTGTTTACTGTCATGTCTTTAACTTCTCTGTCTCTCTTGCGTCTGATGTTATATAAAGACTTGAACACTAACAAGTCTTTGCTTCCTTAACCTTCTATAGTCTGCAGTAAATGTTTGTGGATATCATAATCCGATTTGACCGTAACTTATCATAAAAGATAAAAGACGGAACTAGAATCATTTCATAATCTGAAAACAAGCCTCTATTTGGAAGAAAATCGTCTTCTTAGTAGCTGATCGACCATTGTGATTTGTAATCAATACTATGTTATGTAAACCTTGTTGTTAGTTTTGATAGCAAACTATAAAAGACTTACCAGGCTCTTGAGTTCTTTGTAAGAATAGGCATTGCTATAATAAATGGTAGAGGGAACAAATGTTTTTCTTGCTCTTGTCTGTATCTCTCTTATATCTCCTCAGAACCTGGAAGAAAGGATTGAACATGCATTACTGATCATTTTTGCAGGTTAATAAATCTCTTATGGAGTTAATAAAGGCGTCAGAAATGAAGAAAGCACCAACCGATTGGACTAACCTGACACCTGAAACTCCCGGTATAAGAGTTGCACAAGTATCCACTCTTTCAGACCGTTGTTCTTCATTTTCGAAGCTTGTTCTGAGACTAATATCAACGTTTCCTTTCAGGTTATTTCACGAGGAGAATAGCATTGATTAGAACCTCATCAGAAGGCAAGAATGCGGTCTCTCCTCCATCTTTCATCATGGAAAAGTTTCATCGATGTCTACTTTTCCTCTTAGGGCTTCTGGTTTTGGCATTCGAGCATGCAAGAAGAGCTTTCAGGGTCGTCAAACCCGTCAAAGTTGGGCCTTGTCTCACATAACAACAACACACCTATCATACATTTCAATTTGTCAGACTGGTAAGAAGCTCCTCACTGCTTTAACTATGACTAGTAGAACGTTAGCAACTAGACTTATCCTAAACAGAGTTTTCGTACAGACAATTATGCTGTTCTCCAATGATCAAGCTGatgaaaacataaaagataATTTTACTGCAAAAAAGAAGCTAGAGAAGGAGAGACCACTGCTTGTACATGGAAGAGATGATAATAATACAAAACTGTTGATATATACATGTGTAGAGGAATCATTTCACAAGGAACATTTGTTGTAATTTAGTACCTTGATCGAAATGTAATATGTAAAATACAAGACATAATAAATCTCAATTGAAACTTTACATGTATTTTTTACAAGTTCTATATGCTATCTATAAAGGATTAAGCGCTTAAGATAATTGAATAAGAATAACCACTAAGAAAACAACACAATTTAATGCAGTAGAAATTCTTGGTCTTTGATTAAACATTCTATGTTTCATGAATCTTCACCATGTTGTTGTAATATATGAAAGCCATGTATGAAGGTTATAGCTTCTAGTTACAAAACAAGAGCTAGTTCTAAAAATAAGAAGTACAAAGAAAACATAACAAAGAGATGAGAAGAGGACATGCCTGATACTGCTTCTGTCTGAAACCAAAGCTCAAAAATCATCTTCCGTGGATGAtgtcttgttttcttcttttcttttcttgtaaCAGCTTTGTTGAATGATCTTGTTCTGTAAAACTAGAAAGAgcttttagagagagagagagcaaaatGAGTAGAGATTCTGATATGCTCAAAGTAATATTCATTCATGCAAAATATTCCCACGGCATATACCCCCTTTCACGATCATTGTTTACGGTTTGCGAACCTTTCCTCAATTCACATCGTAATGAAAAGTCTTGGGCCAGAGGCCCATTAAGCCCCTTTTGCTGattctctcttttattttttgggtACAACCTCCATTGACAGAAGGAAGGAAGCAGCAAAAAAACATGGCTGCAACTGGTCCTCGAACTGCGCCTTTCAACCAAAATTGGGATTTCAGCTGGTATGTTCAGCTTCTGGTTTCTCTGTATCTAGTGATAGAACATACTAATTCAATTATTCAAATCTTGAGTCTGGCAAGTTTGAAGGAATCTCTTTGATTTTAGAGTCCAAAGTTTCGATCTTTACCCACATTAACAGCCTATACGACCTAATTTCATTATCTCCGCTCATTTAGATTATTTCGCACTTACTTTTGTACGAGTTTGCCCTTTGAGGATCACACTGTTATAGACTTGATGAAATTtttcaatttgattttttttttttttgtggtagaAAGTTTCGGGCTGTGATTATCTTGtaagagttttttttgtatGGGCTAAATTTGCAGCAACTTGGATGTGAATTTCGAAACGGAACAACAAGCTTTCATTGCGTACACATCATTGGCTGTTGATAAAGAGGTTTGAAAGTTTCTCAATTCACTCTTGTTATAGTTTCTTATGCTGTGACCGTTAATGCAGTTGCAGCCTGATAAGGTGAGAAGAGTCATGTCCGTATCAAACAACAAGCTTTCTGTGTGAGTTTCTCAAAGTTAATCTATCCTGCTTAAATCGTTTTAAAACTGATTGATGCCTAATTGGAAATCTTTCGGGTCCGtttactagttttttttttatatttgctcATTGGATAACTTTACAGCCACTTTGAGGCAATAGAGGCAAGGCTTCTTCGAGCATCCTTCTCTGCGTTTCTTGACGTTCTTACACTGGCCACAAGAACAATTCAAGAATTTGGGCAATTCTGAAAGCACCAATGTGTAGACGAATGTTGATTCTTTCTCTTTGTCCCTTCAAGAATTCAATTATTGTAGTGTTTATCAAGCAGTGTATTGTTATGTTGTGGCTGAATCGAAgtgtaaaatatattacatttaaagcTTATGATTTTGACTAGGTTTGCGACTTGCGAGATCGGTTAGaatggtttgtttggtttgggTGATtcggtttcttttcttttctctatgAGTTTCAATCTCAACAAGTAAGAATTGATGCTTCTGAATTTCGTTTTCATTTTGGAAAAGAATGCATTTGGATTTTGATGTATGTATTTTATAAGTTTCTTGACCATCAATGATGGTCATTAACCTGGTTAACATGATGAGCTCTCATTTGTAAGAATCCCGAGCTAGTATTCTAATTTTGAAGAATTCAATGACCATGGattttccaatatatatatatgctcatCAAGGTCTACACtcccaaaaaaaacaattacgtAGATCTCAAACAAgaagtttattttcaaaaaccaatTACATGGATCTAAAACAAGAAGTTTATTTCTGGAAAAACAATgacatatttattttcaaactcCATATAATGTAGTTTATTTCCAAACTCCATTAAATCATCTGATTGTTAGTTAAGGTGTTGGTGTTTCTCACAATGCATGTAGAATCCGACTCATATGATGGTCCTCAACAGATCATTACTTTCAGTAACATATTTGCAGTGACTTCTGTTTTGCTATAAACCTCTATCCAGGACTTAGAATTGTTagtatattattagaaatttatttAGCTCCTTATTGTGTTTGAGGTACTTGGTGTAAGTGGTGTAAAACCCTTTTTCCTAAAATGATCTTTATGCTTTCCAGGGATGAATTCAACCAGGAAGATATGGAATTGGTTCAGTTTGTGATCAATATATTCAGGAATTTACCGACTATCCATGATATTCCACCGCTTCAAAAGGCTAGAGAATTCATTGGTTAATTTCTGTGGCTGAGGGTCAGTTTCTTGAACTCATGTCCAGTGAAAACGGATGGACATATTTCTTATAATTATTCTGTCTACCGAGAGTTCTAACAGCTTGTTAACAGCTTGTCACTCAGTCTAGTGACTAGTTGTTCAATCCAAACAAGTTTTCCTTTTCCATTTCTTACTTATTCTTTCCGGTTGCTAATGCAGTTTTGCAATTATTTCTCTTAATTCCTTTACAATTTAGATAACAGAGAACAAAATTATACTACTAATATGTATTTCAGACTTTATTATTGCTATTGGTTTGCAGTAAATCTGCTTCTTAAaagataaaactttttttgcttGAATAATCTGTATTTATAGTTTCATATGCTATTTTCGCTTGCTTAGATGATTTtgaatttcataaaacttttataaatgtgTCAATCTGTATGTACTATGTACACCAGTAAAAGTTTTGTGTTTCTTTACCAATATGCTATTTTGAAGTGATTTTGTAAGACTAAGCATTCTATTCTCTAAACTCGGTGTTGATCAATCGTTTTAAAACTTCCGAATATGTAATAAATAACTGAATatctttatttgtattttaagtCTGGTTTAGGCATTCTTTACGCCTATATGCATTCTACGTTCTTTAATTTAAAGGCTTACTGAACAGGTTGTAAAAAAAGAATTGTATACGTGACTTTGTCTATGTAACTTAGTATTCATAACTGGTTGACCAAACCATTCGACAAATATATGGATATTTGCTGACAAGAAACAAGACCAAGGACAATAATTAACAAAACCCTCTCTAATGTCCAGGAGATACTTATGTCTCAGTGTTATTAATTATACCTCGTGTTGTAATCAATAGACGACCAACAAACATTCCCTTCGAGATTTGAGAGATTCATATCATTAATTGCATTTCTCAAACTACACGATTAAAACCTTATTTCGAGTATCTCAGACGTAACCCATAAAAAGACAGGACATGAGGAGATAAGACTCTCGAAAGTGGCCTCTTTGGGATTCATCATAGATATTAAGTGCAAAATCCTCAGACTAGGTAAGTAAATAAACTCTGAATCACGCAAGAAGACGCCATCGAGTTTTAAAGATACCAGTGTCTCGCAGACATAAAGGCTTAGGGGCATCCCATGAAAATAAGCCCTAAACCGCCTGTAACAAAATTTAGGGATATGAGGACTATCTGGATCAGTCCGAACATCTAGATGTTGGATCTTTCGCTTAACTGCTGCATCAATCCATGGTGTGACGTAAGAATTGTAATAATCTACACCTTTATTCGAATCTACACCTTAATTTGACTCCACATCTAACTCAACTTTGTCTATGCTTGAAACCCTGTCGGAATCGAAAAACCTGTCACCAAAATTAACCAAGGCATCTTTTTTCTGGAAGACTCGATAATTCAATCCTAAACGAGGAACCCAAAGCCAGAGAGTCCTCCATCTGGTGGACAGAACACTCGTTCTTACAGCATCCTTTGTGGGAAGATGATAAAGTACTCGACAGATCAAAGGATCAGGCAATTCGCTTATCCTATCTAGTTCATTATTAAGCCACACTTCCGGTTTTCTTCTTCTAgccatatatatttcttttgttcTGAACTGTTTTGTCTGCATAACAAAAATTGGAAACCAAAGTTTCAATAAGGATGGATTCCAAGGTTCACTAGAAGATGAATCAAACAAGACCACAACGAGACTAGTCAGCCTAGGGTTTATTTCTTGTAATAAGAAAAGTGGATGAAAAACCGAATGTTCGATCAAaagaaatgaaatcacttaCTCCCGTCACAATTGGCGAAGAGAAAGGAAAGATTCAGATTGTCTGGGAATTTGGAGTCTCTAGCCAGAGTAGAGTGCTTTGATCTGAAAGAAAAatgttaatttatgtttttgtttgtttgaaagtttatgtttttttaagacACCCTCAATGAGGGGTTTTAAGAgagtatttataataataatataataaaaattgaaaaatctataatataataggAGAGTTTCTCTCCTCCTGAGCCGACACGTCAGCATTTTGGTGGgtctcacttttaaaaagtgtgaaaaaataTCAAGTCTGTGGCTCGAACCCggattattgagatataaactacaacatttataccactgaaCTAAaagatactttgtacattgatagccgaaactaatatatatttatgaaggtcggaaacctttgcttcttcggtATTCTCTGTGGGCCGGGCCTACAAatgtattatgagtttcatttttaaatgaggttcatcacgttatatgaaaaaaaaaacaattatagtttttccatattgtaaactgtcttcgtttaacatgagttaggGTTCTTTTCATTATCTATGCGTTCTAATAATAGTTTCACGCCTTCAGCAAGTTGTGGGACCCACGTTCAATTTAGTTTGGTGATTTATTTCTCACGTTCAATTTAGTTTGGTGATAACTACAAATTCTGATGCCTGAGATGGTATTTTTACTTAGAGGAAGCTCAGAAACAAGAGTTTCTGCAGAAGAGTTTGGTTTCTTGAAAGAGACATGTCACAGATACGGTGAACACGGTCCAGTGCTACATTCCAGGTGTATCGATTGTTTCAAAACGTTACCTTTGGCATATGTACTATCAGATAGTGTCTACACAACTCATGGAGGCCTCTTTCAAAGCTCCTCTCGGGTCCATGAAGATAGCACTTTATTGTTGGGTTCATTAGAAGAACTTGACAAGGTTGACATGAGACAAGTTGGTGAGAATGATGATGGGAATATAACTCTTAACCATGTTTTATGGTCATGTCTGTGGATGGCTGATGGTCTGAGCGAAAGTAATTATAAGGGACTTCTTTAGGGAGCTGATTGCACTGAGAGTTTTCTAAAACAATCGAGCTTAAAAGGTAAATGTAAAGCTTCTAATGATGTTTTCATTTGTGATTATATAAACTTTAATGTGTTTATTTTTACCGTCTTTAGATGATTATAAGATCACATGAAGGCCCTGATGCAAGATCAAATCGAGAATACATGGGAAACATGCTATGCGGATACTCAGTAGATCATGGAGTAGAATCTGGAGAGCTTTATACAATCTTCAGTGCTTCACATCTCTCACAAGTCACTTCCCTTAAACAAAGAGAATCCGAATGCAACCTGTTCTACTGCTTTTCTAACTGTCTATATTCACTCCACATCTTCCACATGAATTGTTATTATTACTCTTCTTAACTACTACTAAAGATGAATAGTTTCTCAACAGATTCTCTTTTCTACTGTTTCAGTTATCATCATCTGACTACTATAAATGTGTTGCTTACAACGCCTGCAGCCCTCATAACAATTCCCTAAACAGATCTGTATTCTCATTTGCTCTTCCtcactgtatttttttttttaaattccttcCTCACTATTTCAACTTGAGGTTGAGAAACTTCTGTTTCTTGAGATCAAAACCAGCAATGTGCTTATTGGCATGGTTAATACTGGAGCTGTAAGGTGCACCGTCTATGGTAagatttatgattaatttcttgctatattttaatatttgtaaatcaTGAAAAGTGAcagttcaaatattttttttccttctgctGTTTTATTGGACATCTTTTGGACATTTCTGTTTCCACAATAGGCACAAGCTTTAGTGTAGGTGGTATCTCAGCTGCCTCTTTCCTATGTTTATTAAACCATTCAGCCATTTTTGCAATGATGACATCAAACATTGGTAGCAAGGTGAACTTTCTTGCTTCCTTAATTACACCATTAAAAGATTCCACTGAATTGGTGGTGTCAACATTGTACCTATCTCCTTCAAAGTAACATCTAGCCCATTTCCTCTCTTCAACATTTTTGTCAAGATACTCCGCTGCAGAAGGATACCTTCTGCGAAAAGCATCATAAAGGTTCAAGAACTCAGCCACTGTATAAGCGTGTGCGCACTCCATAAACTTAAATGCACAAGTGTCTCTGTGGTTACGGACGTGGCCTTTAACATTTTGAGACAAATGCCATATACAATACCCATGAGCGGCCTGAGGGAACACTGCACCTACTGCATTGATCAAGCTTTTGTTTCTATCTGAAAGAAATACCAATCCCGGGACATCTCCTATCACTGATTTCAACTGTTCCATAAACCACATCCAGCTATCATTTTTTTCACCATCTGCTACACCGAAAGCAATTGGGTAGGTGTGATGATCAGGATCCTGAGCAGCCGCAACAATTAGAACTCCACCATAAACATTCTTGAGGTGTGTTGCATCCACAATGAGGACTTTCCTCATCGCGCTGAACCCTTCTATGCTAGCTCCCAAGGCAAAAAACAGATACTTAAATTTGTTGGCCTCATCCACTACCACACGAGTTACAGTGTCAGGATTCGTCTTCATCATTCCAGATATATGATGGCTTGTTCCAATTCAATACCATTGGGAAGTAACTAATCCTCGCTTCCATCTTAGATTCATCTACCTTGATCTTTCTGAAAATACGCTCAACCAAACAAGTGTATGTCACCTCCTCCACTGATTTTTTCAACACAATCGTGTGAATTTCATCTTCACCTTCACCATCTCCTGATATCCATTTTATTTCAGCCCCATCTTTCATATAATATCCCCCgtaatcaaaacaaatgattGTGCAATGCGGATTTTGCATTTTTCCTGAAATAAAATGgaatatcataaaaattatcaATATTAAGGCAAATATTTCATTCTCACACCCTACAGTCTTCTCTCGCTAATACTAGTTCTTTTAAATCTACAAACAAAGTAATACCCGTAATACTAGTAGAACTAGTAAACATAGTAATATCAGTAATACCAGtaaatctattttttcttaGTAAAACTAGTTATCTTTGTAATACCCAGAAATTGTCCTTCCACTAACTAATAAACTATTAAAGACGAATTTGTTCGGATATTTACTCTATCTTAATGAGATTAAAAggaattaaacaaataaaaatcatcaaaaacagacttaaatatatatatatatatctccatCTAAAACCCATAAACATAGTTTCATGAGTACATTTTTAACATTACCTATCATATACACtacatttaaatgatattttttaaaacatttaatcaGAAAAGTACATAAAATAACCTAATATCAACTAACACAGTATTCAAAATCGTCCTTAAAATCTCAAATTTTTCAtgaaatcttatattttaaacattaccCTTGATATATGctatatttaaatgatatttcttaaaaaaatcatcaaaaacgAACTTTAAATACCTGTTTTAGAAGCTTCAAAATCGCCTatggaaaatgaagaaaaagagctGTACGTACGAAGAGCAGTGGGAGAGTGAAGATATGTGGGGCCATCTTCAATTTCATTGGTTAAGGTTGTTTGTGGGCCATGAAGATGGTTGATTTATTTAATTCAAGATATAAATGTTATGAGGTGGatgatatataataaataaatggaAGGTTAGTTTAGGGTTTGCAAATACAAAAGGGTATTGAGAATAGAGAAGGGATATGGAGAATAGATATTTTCCAATAAGGGCGTCTGAGAATAAAGTCCACTCTCTCTCtataaagaagaaaataaaagtcttttttcttttttctcttttcatcttctccttcctgTTGCTGAATCCGAATAACATCACCCAGATTTCTCAGGCAGACAAACATCATTGAGCAAAAACGATGCCGTATTGCGAGGTCGCGAAAGAACAAGTCGTCGACGCAGAGACGACGCTGAAGAACAATGCGGGGGTCAAGATATTCTACAGAACGTACGGTCACGGTCCTACCAAAGCTCTTCTCATCATAGGTAGAACTCTCTTTCTGCAAGCTTGATTTCAATTGGGTTTTCGATTTAAATGCttaaagttttctcctttttcgTTCAGGTTTAGCTGGAACACATGAATCGTGGGGTCCTCAGATCAAGGGATTAACGGGGACGGATAAACCCAACGACGAAGATGGAGACGTTTCCGATGATTCAGGGATTGGCCAAGGCATGGAGGTTTGCGCTTTCGACAATCGTGGTATGGGTCGAAGCTCCGTGCCCTCCCACAAATCTGAATACACGTAAGTCTCTATACTTGAGAACCTGTCTGTAGTTAGAGAGCTGGTCGGAGCTATAGATAATTaagagtttatatttttttttttttttacaaatttgaggagttgtatataattaaaaaaattccaatttttttttgggagtAGACCCTTTCTTTTTACTTGGATTCAACAAATTGTGAagttggttttgtttggtttttgtttgtgtCCTCTCAGAACAACTATAATGGCAAAGGATTCAATTAGTTTGTTGGATCATTTGGGATGGGAGAGAGCTCACATTATTGGGCACTCGATGGGTAAG encodes:
- the LOC106368959 gene encoding putative carbamate hydrolase RutD isoform X1, which gives rise to MPYCEVSKEQVEAETTLKNNAVVKIFYRTYGHGPTKALLIIGLAGTHESWGPQIKGLTGTDQPNDEDGDVSDDCGIGQGMEVCAFDNRGMGRSSVPSHKSDYTTTIMAKDSISLLDHLGWERAHIIGHSMGAMIACKLAAMVPELVLSLALLNVTGGGFECFPKLDRLTLSIAIRFWMAKTPKQRAKVDLDTHYSQDFLAERIGTNTRRDVLYEQYVKGISETGMQSKNGLDGQLNACWLHKITKPEIEWIRSAGFLVSVIHGRHDVIAQIPHARRLAQRLYPVARMVDLHGGHLVSHERTDEVNKSLMELIKASEMKKAPTDWTNLTPETPGYFTRRIALIRTSSEGKNAVSPPSFIMEKFHRCLLFLLGLLVLAFEHARRAFRVVKPVKVGPCLT
- the LOC106368959 gene encoding putative carbamate hydrolase RutD isoform X2 → MPYCEVSKEQVEAETTLKNNAVVKIFYRTYGHGPTKALLIIGLAGTHESWGPQIKGLTGTDQPNDEDGDVSDDCGIGQGMEVCAFDNRGMGRSSVPSHKSDYTTTIMAKDSISLLDHLGWERAHIIGHSMGAMIACKLAAMVPELVLSLALLNVTGGGFECFPKLDRLTLSIAIRFWMAKTPKQRAKVDLDTHYSQDFLAERIGTNTRRDVLYEQYVKGISETGMQSKNGLDGQLNACWLHKITKPEIEWIRSAGFLVSVIHGRHDVIAQIPHARRLAQRLYPVARMVDLHGGHLVSHERTDEVNKSLMELIKASEMKKAPTDWTNLTPETPGYFTRRIALIRTSSEGLLVLAFEHARRAFRVVKPVKVGPCLT
- the LOC106368962 gene encoding EKC/KEOPS complex subunit LAGE3-like encodes the protein MAATGPRTAPFNQNWDFSCNLDVNFETEQQAFIAYTSLAVDKELQPDKVRRVMSVSNNKLSVHFEAIEARLLRASFSAFLDVLTLATRTIQEFGQF